One window of Paludibacter propionicigenes WB4 genomic DNA carries:
- the ettA gene encoding energy-dependent translational throttle protein EttA, translating to MADDKKVIFSMVGVSKAFSPQKKVLNNIYLSFFYGAKIGIIGLNGSGKSTLLKIIAGVEKTFDGEVVFSPGYSVGYLEQEPHLDPSKTVKEIVQEGVQEIVDMLAEYERINEQFAEPDADFDKLIARQGELQELLDHADAWNLDNKLERAMDALRCPDEDAQVSVLSGGERRRVALCRLLLRQPDILLLDEPTNHLDAESVEWLEHYLQQYAGTVIAITHDRYFLDNVSGWILELDRGEGIPWKGNYTSWLEQKTTRMASEEKQASKRRKTLERELDWVRMAPKARHAKGKARLEAYDKLINEDQKEKEEKLEIFIPNGPRLGNKVVEAIDVSKAFGEKLLFENLNFMLPPNGIVGIIGPNGAGKTTLFRLMMELEKADKGTFEVGETVKIGYVDQSHADIDPEKTVYQVISGGTEFIRVGGKEINARAYLSRFNFAGGDQEKLCGILSGGERNRLHLALTLKSEANVLLLDEPTNDIDVNTLRALEEGLEAFAGCAVVISHDRWFLDRICTHIIAFEGNSQVFVFEGSYSEYEENKKMRLGDEGPKRIRYKKLIV from the coding sequence ATGGCCGACGATAAAAAAGTTATTTTCTCTATGGTGGGAGTCAGCAAGGCATTTTCACCACAAAAAAAAGTATTGAACAACATTTATCTTTCATTTTTCTATGGTGCAAAAATCGGAATCATAGGTCTCAACGGTTCGGGTAAATCTACGCTGCTGAAAATCATTGCCGGAGTTGAAAAAACCTTCGATGGCGAAGTAGTTTTCTCTCCCGGATACTCGGTAGGTTACTTAGAACAAGAGCCTCACCTCGACCCGTCTAAAACTGTAAAAGAAATCGTTCAGGAAGGTGTTCAGGAAATAGTAGATATGCTTGCCGAGTACGAACGCATCAACGAACAATTTGCCGAGCCCGATGCCGATTTCGATAAACTGATTGCACGTCAGGGTGAATTGCAGGAATTGCTGGATCATGCTGATGCGTGGAATCTGGATAATAAATTGGAGCGTGCCATGGATGCACTTCGCTGCCCCGATGAAGATGCTCAGGTGTCCGTGCTTTCCGGAGGTGAACGTCGCCGTGTAGCGCTTTGTCGCTTGTTACTTCGTCAGCCCGACATATTATTGCTCGATGAGCCAACCAACCACCTGGATGCCGAATCGGTAGAATGGCTGGAACATTACCTTCAGCAATATGCCGGAACTGTTATTGCCATTACCCACGATCGATATTTCCTGGATAATGTTTCGGGCTGGATTCTGGAACTGGACCGTGGCGAAGGAATTCCGTGGAAAGGAAATTACACCTCGTGGTTGGAACAAAAAACCACCCGTATGGCCAGCGAAGAAAAGCAAGCCAGCAAACGCAGAAAAACGCTGGAACGCGAGTTGGACTGGGTACGCATGGCGCCTAAAGCCAGACATGCTAAGGGAAAAGCCCGTCTGGAAGCTTATGACAAATTAATAAACGAAGATCAAAAGGAAAAAGAAGAAAAGCTCGAGATTTTTATTCCAAACGGACCTCGTCTTGGAAACAAAGTAGTTGAAGCCATTGATGTTTCTAAAGCTTTTGGAGAAAAATTACTTTTCGAAAACCTCAATTTTATGCTTCCACCCAATGGCATTGTAGGAATTATCGGTCCGAACGGTGCGGGTAAAACCACACTTTTCCGTCTGATGATGGAACTCGAAAAGGCCGACAAGGGAACATTTGAAGTTGGAGAAACAGTAAAAATCGGTTATGTAGATCAGAGCCACGCAGATATCGACCCCGAAAAGACCGTTTATCAGGTTATTTCCGGAGGAACAGAATTTATACGTGTTGGAGGCAAAGAAATTAATGCACGTGCTTATCTTTCACGGTTCAACTTTGCCGGTGGCGATCAGGAAAAACTTTGCGGAATATTGTCCGGTGGTGAACGAAACCGACTTCATTTGGCTCTCACACTGAAATCAGAAGCTAACGTGCTGCTACTCGACGAGCCTACCAATGATATTGACGTAAACACTTTGCGTGCTTTGGAAGAAGGGCTGGAAGCCTTTGCCGGATGCGCCGTTGTTATATCGCACGACCGTTGGTTCCTCGATCGTATTTGTACTCACATCATCGCATTCGAAGGCAATTCACAGGTATTTGTGTTCGAAGGATCGTACTCAGAATACGAAGAAAACAAAAAGATGCGTCTGGGTGACGAAGGTCCGAAACGAATTCGCTACAAGAAACTGATTGTTTAA
- a CDS encoding phytoene/squalene synthase family protein — MKLYTDIFQSINFEKIIDHPNILIAARFWDEERYQAAKVCYKFMRAIDDLIDNYKTEHKTIANEDKAQFEREVNTWINTIVSASENCLTQNEIIQTVQRFHIPAWPLEAFAKSMIYDVYNDGFPTLQHYLDYASGASVAPASIFVHLCGLKKENNEYIAPKFDVKQAATPCAVFSYVVHIIRDFVKDHTHNLNYFPDDLMAKNGLNRENLLAMAQGAEITSGFREMIRELYAVADNYRQKTYEVMQSIKPQLEPRSQLSLEIIFSLYLMVFERIDIENGTFTTEELNPTPQEIKGQVWKVIEKFEISNRQALSYY, encoded by the coding sequence ATGAAACTTTATACAGACATTTTCCAATCTATCAATTTCGAGAAAATAATCGATCATCCGAATATATTGATAGCCGCCCGCTTTTGGGATGAAGAAAGATATCAGGCCGCAAAGGTTTGCTATAAATTCATGCGTGCCATCGACGACCTGATTGATAATTACAAGACAGAACACAAAACGATTGCAAATGAAGATAAAGCCCAATTTGAACGGGAAGTAAACACTTGGATCAACACCATTGTGAGTGCATCGGAAAACTGCCTTACTCAAAACGAAATAATCCAAACTGTTCAGCGATTTCATATTCCCGCCTGGCCGCTCGAAGCCTTTGCCAAATCGATGATTTATGATGTTTACAACGATGGATTCCCAACATTGCAACATTATCTTGATTATGCCAGTGGCGCATCGGTAGCTCCGGCGTCTATCTTTGTGCATTTATGCGGATTAAAAAAAGAAAACAATGAATATATCGCACCAAAATTCGATGTAAAACAAGCAGCAACTCCCTGTGCTGTATTTAGCTATGTGGTACACATCATTCGGGATTTTGTAAAAGATCACACCCACAATCTCAATTATTTTCCCGACGATTTGATGGCTAAAAATGGCCTTAACAGAGAAAATCTGTTGGCTATGGCTCAGGGAGCTGAAATTACAAGCGGTTTTCGGGAAATGATTCGTGAACTTTACGCTGTGGCTGATAACTATCGCCAAAAAACGTACGAAGTAATGCAAAGCATTAAACCGCAACTGGAGCCGCGTAGCCAGCTGAGCCTTGAAATTATTTTTTCGCTTTACCTGATGGTTTTTGAGCGTATCGATATCGAAAACGGAACATTCACTACCGAAGAACTAAATCCGACTCCACAAGAAATTAAGGGACAGGTTTGGAAAGTGATTGAAAAATTTGAAATATCCAACCGACAGGCATTATCTTATTATTAA
- a CDS encoding phytoene desaturase family protein — translation MAQKGFAVEVYEKNANPGGRCGQMLQAGHRFDLGATILLMPSLYREIFSALGMDMDKELETTSLEPVYKLFFSDGSDFAFTRKPERMKSQLEAIEPGSNAHYERYIKEGYGFFHQSMDGLLNRNFYHMFQFINMKSVWLLIKLKTWIKHTDYIKRFFKDRRLQMAFTFQNIYVGQNPYKQPAFFSMLPAAEITEGALFPQSGMHKVVTKLLEKALPLGVKFHYKKPVAKIIVSGNKTNGIQLENGKIINADLVIANADLPYVYSELLPDKKVAARLKKKEYSCSAIVFHWGMDKIYPQLDHHSIFLNDPYKQGMEKIFDEKSLSDNPSFYIHAPTRTDKSAAPENEDTLSIIVPAPQLAGNLEQDWQKLKQTAREGVIRRLKEAGMTDIEEHIKFETCYLPKTWESYCNVTNGSVFGSLSHIIFQMGYFRPHNNHKKYKNLYFVGGSTHPGNGVPLVLLSAKLTSERILKNEKSTPNP, via the coding sequence TTGGCACAAAAAGGCTTTGCCGTAGAAGTATACGAGAAAAATGCCAACCCGGGTGGCCGGTGTGGTCAAATGCTGCAAGCCGGACACCGGTTCGATCTGGGAGCTACCATCTTGCTCATGCCATCGCTCTACCGCGAGATTTTTTCGGCACTGGGCATGGACATGGACAAAGAACTTGAAACTACTTCGTTGGAACCTGTATATAAATTATTCTTCAGCGATGGTTCCGACTTTGCTTTTACTCGTAAACCGGAGAGAATGAAATCGCAACTGGAAGCTATAGAACCCGGAAGCAATGCGCATTACGAACGATACATAAAAGAAGGCTATGGTTTCTTTCATCAATCAATGGACGGCTTACTGAACAGGAACTTTTATCACATGTTTCAGTTTATAAATATGAAGAGTGTATGGTTACTTATCAAACTGAAAACCTGGATAAAACACACTGATTACATCAAACGTTTCTTTAAAGACCGCCGTCTGCAAATGGCGTTTACTTTTCAGAATATCTACGTGGGGCAAAACCCCTACAAACAGCCGGCATTTTTCTCCATGCTACCCGCTGCCGAAATCACCGAAGGAGCTTTGTTTCCTCAAAGCGGAATGCACAAGGTCGTGACCAAATTACTTGAAAAAGCACTGCCGCTGGGAGTGAAGTTTCATTATAAGAAACCGGTAGCTAAAATCATTGTAAGCGGCAATAAAACGAATGGAATTCAACTGGAAAACGGCAAGATAATCAATGCTGATCTGGTGATAGCTAATGCCGATTTACCCTATGTATACTCGGAGCTTCTACCCGATAAAAAAGTAGCGGCACGGCTGAAAAAGAAAGAATATTCCTGCTCTGCCATTGTTTTTCATTGGGGAATGGATAAAATTTATCCGCAACTGGATCATCACAGCATTTTTCTGAACGACCCTTACAAACAAGGCATGGAGAAGATTTTTGATGAAAAATCATTATCAGACAATCCCAGCTTTTACATACATGCTCCGACACGAACCGATAAGTCGGCAGCTCCCGAAAATGAAGATACGCTCTCAATCATTGTACCCGCTCCGCAACTGGCTGGAAACCTGGAACAAGATTGGCAAAAACTAAAACAAACGGCGCGCGAAGGAGTAATCCGTCGACTAAAAGAAGCCGGAATGACCGACATAGAAGAACATATAAAGTTTGAAACGTGTTACCTTCCAAAGACATGGGAAAGCTATTGCAATGTTACCAATGGTTCGGTATTCGGGAGCTTAAGCCATATTATTTTTCAAATGGGATATTTCCGTCCGCACAACAACCACAAAAAATATAAGAACCTTTATTTCGTGGGAGGAAGCACGCATCCCGGCAATGGAGTTCCGCTGGTGCTCCTATCGGCCAAACTAACAAGCGAGAGAATACTGAAAAATGAAAAATCTACCCCTAACCCCTAA
- a CDS encoding RDD family protein: MKNELLPKRFSGLNGDVYAGFGPRLAAKILDIIIMLPIVGLMMYVNGLSKSAYFYAVVPSLLVYVIYEVVLVKIYGGTPGKLIMGIKIIQKNGDDIDWRAACYRYSVEFFLAILGVYVMILTLNMIDDATYTSLGFLKRNQLLGSINPIPNKVESWLSGLWTLSGLIVLVSNARKRSTHDFIAGTVVVKAVMLDKIREIISQTDTEEVE, encoded by the coding sequence ATGAAAAATGAACTATTGCCAAAAAGATTCTCCGGATTAAACGGAGATGTTTATGCCGGATTTGGACCTCGCTTAGCAGCCAAAATTTTAGATATCATTATAATGTTGCCAATTGTGGGGCTTATGATGTACGTGAACGGTTTAAGTAAGTCGGCCTATTTTTATGCCGTTGTACCCAGCTTGCTCGTATATGTTATTTACGAAGTGGTGCTGGTGAAAATTTACGGAGGAACACCCGGTAAATTGATTATGGGAATAAAAATAATACAAAAAAACGGTGATGACATTGATTGGCGTGCTGCTTGCTACAGGTATTCCGTTGAATTCTTTCTGGCCATTCTGGGTGTTTACGTAATGATTCTGACACTAAACATGATTGACGACGCTACCTATACAAGTTTAGGGTTTCTCAAAAGAAATCAGTTACTTGGAAGTATTAATCCTATTCCCAATAAGGTAGAGTCATGGCTAAGCGGGCTATGGACACTCAGTGGACTTATTGTTTTGGTTTCCAATGCCAGAAAACGGTCAACACACGATTTTATAGCCGGAACAGTGGTTGTAAAAGCAGTGATGCTCGATAAAATCAGAGAGATAATAAGCCAGACAGATACCGAAGAAGTAGAATAA
- a CDS encoding NAD-dependent epimerase/dehydratase family protein yields the protein MKVLFIGGTGNISSACSERAISRGIDLYHLNRGFSASTHAIKGAKTIIADIRNPGEVEQAIVGHHFDAVVDFIAFLPKHIQQDIELFTGKTDQFVFISSASAYQTPPEKLPVTEETLLSNPVWEYSRNKIACESLLKAEFQKNGFPYTIVRPSHTYSKTLIPLEGGYTVLHRMLKGLPVVVHGDGSSIWTLTHHADFAVGLVGLLGNNAAINEAFHITSDEWLSWDSIFGIMAAELGVTPHLVHVPSEVIARYDKNMGDSLLGDKTHSMIFDNTKIRNYVPDFNPRIGFRQGAKEIVDWYKENMINEEPDEHINNVMNKIINDFRKL from the coding sequence ATGAAAGTATTATTTATTGGAGGAACGGGCAATATCAGTTCGGCATGTTCTGAACGGGCAATCAGTCGGGGTATTGATTTATATCATTTAAACCGGGGATTCAGCGCAAGTACGCACGCTATAAAAGGAGCCAAAACAATTATTGCCGATATCAGAAACCCGGGTGAGGTGGAGCAAGCCATTGTCGGCCATCACTTTGACGCGGTAGTTGATTTTATTGCTTTTCTGCCGAAACATATCCAGCAGGACATAGAGCTCTTCACAGGCAAAACAGATCAGTTTGTGTTTATCAGTTCGGCTTCGGCATACCAAACTCCACCCGAAAAGCTCCCCGTAACCGAGGAAACTCTGCTGAGCAACCCCGTATGGGAGTATTCCCGAAATAAAATTGCCTGTGAAAGTTTGCTTAAAGCAGAATTTCAGAAAAATGGATTTCCATATACCATTGTTCGCCCATCGCACACGTACAGTAAAACGCTCATCCCACTTGAAGGCGGATACACCGTGCTGCACAGAATGCTGAAAGGGCTGCCGGTGGTGGTTCATGGTGATGGGTCGTCTATCTGGACACTGACTCACCATGCCGATTTTGCGGTAGGTTTAGTCGGGTTGCTGGGCAATAATGCCGCCATCAACGAAGCATTTCATATCACATCCGACGAATGGCTATCGTGGGATAGTATTTTCGGCATTATGGCTGCCGAACTTGGGGTTACTCCTCATCTGGTGCATGTTCCATCCGAAGTAATTGCCCGTTACGACAAAAATATGGGCGATAGTTTGCTGGGTGATAAAACGCACAGTATGATTTTCGATAATACCAAAATCCGCAACTATGTTCCCGACTTCAACCCCCGCATCGGATTCCGACAAGGAGCAAAAGAAATAGTAGATTGGTATAAAGAAAATATGATAAACGAAGAACCGGACGAACACATCAACAATGTAATGAATAAAATCATCAATGATTTCCGGAAATTATAA
- a CDS encoding chitinase has protein sequence MKKALIILLSILTINGFSQTTISTKEPIRLLDNQHKKTKLTKLLNEAKWNKLFPNRYGCNSIDPLKVTGDFYSFKALVEAAKHFPDFLNSDSETQKRELSAFLANIAQETSGGWAEAPGGYFKWGLRYVEENQQGIINPYADSSKKNYPPVAGKYYYGRGPKQLSWNYNYGQFSEAWFGSKDTLLQHPELLAEDGELAFASALWFWMTPQFPKPSCHDIMTGKWKPTANDLQKGRVPGFGATLNVINGGVECGNGNELEKTSYRYEYYRYFCNYFHVSPGENITCTDQKPFGQ, from the coding sequence ATGAAAAAAGCTTTAATCATTCTCCTATCTATCCTCACTATTAACGGGTTTTCGCAAACAACCATTTCTACGAAAGAACCAATACGACTGTTGGACAACCAACACAAAAAAACCAAACTGACTAAACTTCTGAACGAAGCTAAGTGGAATAAACTTTTCCCGAACCGATACGGATGCAACTCCATCGACCCGCTAAAAGTAACCGGCGATTTTTATTCATTCAAAGCACTGGTAGAGGCGGCAAAACATTTTCCCGATTTCCTGAACAGTGATAGCGAGACTCAAAAGCGTGAACTGTCAGCTTTTTTGGCCAATATTGCTCAGGAAACTAGCGGAGGCTGGGCAGAGGCTCCGGGCGGCTATTTCAAATGGGGACTTCGCTATGTTGAAGAAAACCAACAGGGGATAATCAATCCCTATGCCGATTCGTCGAAGAAAAACTATCCTCCGGTGGCAGGTAAATACTATTACGGGCGCGGGCCTAAACAATTGAGCTGGAATTATAACTACGGACAATTCAGTGAAGCATGGTTTGGATCTAAAGATACCTTGCTACAGCATCCCGAACTGCTGGCGGAAGATGGCGAATTAGCATTTGCATCGGCTCTCTGGTTTTGGATGACGCCCCAATTTCCGAAACCATCGTGTCACGATATAATGACCGGAAAATGGAAACCTACTGCCAATGACCTGCAAAAGGGACGCGTACCCGGATTTGGTGCAACGCTGAACGTGATAAACGGCGGCGTGGAATGCGGAAATGGCAATGAACTGGAAAAAACTTCGTACCGTTACGAATATTATAGGTATTTTTGCAACTACTTTCATGTTTCGCCGGGCGAAAACATTACCTGCACCGACCAGAAACCTTTTGGGCAATAA
- a CDS encoding globin: MDLKINSYQFGERPDVTKPDPDFYKALGEKGIRNMVSKHYDLLRASDIKKLFPKDDAELEIAKQNSADFMIQICGGPDYFNQRRGRPMMMDRHSQFSIAPEGRVVWLNCYKKVLLELDIPENLVLSFWNYINVFSNWMVNTPGGTFKIKGKI; the protein is encoded by the coding sequence ATGGATTTAAAAATAAACTCTTATCAATTCGGTGAACGCCCCGACGTTACGAAACCGGATCCGGATTTTTACAAAGCACTTGGCGAAAAAGGGATACGCAATATGGTCAGTAAACATTACGACCTGCTGCGCGCGAGTGACATCAAAAAATTATTCCCAAAAGACGATGCCGAACTTGAAATAGCCAAACAAAACTCTGCCGATTTTATGATTCAGATTTGCGGAGGACCTGATTATTTCAACCAACGCAGAGGAAGGCCTATGATGATGGACAGGCACTCTCAGTTTTCCATTGCTCCCGAAGGAAGAGTGGTTTGGCTAAATTGTTATAAAAAAGTGCTGCTCGAACTTGATATTCCTGAAAATTTAGTACTTTCGTTCTGGAATTATATCAACGTCTTTTCCAATTGGATGGTCAACACACCCGGCGGAACATTTAAAATTAAAGGAAAAATATAG
- the dxs gene encoding 1-deoxy-D-xylulose-5-phosphate synthase has translation MMEKKDYQYINHINSPIDLKAISRNELPAVCDDLRQFIIDEVSKNPGHLGSNLGVVELTVAIHYVFDTPHDRIIWDVGHQAYGHKILTGRRDQFYTNRQFKGLCGFPTPKESEYDSFGVGHSSTSISAALGMSVASLLKEEKNRNVVAVIGDGAMTGGLAFEGLNNASVNKNNLLIILNDNQMAIDPVQGGFTQYLVDITTSRTYNKIRFRAANLLKKMNIITDNNIQRITKFNNSVKATLSNQNNIFEGMNIRYFGPVDGHDVDGLVRIMSEIKNFKGPKVLHVITKKGKGYEPAEKSATVWHAPGKFNVETGERNTCVPNNPTPPLFQDVFGKTLLKLALSNEKIMGITPAMPSGCSMTFMQQELPDRVFDVGIAEGHAVTFSAGMAKEGLLPFCNIYSSFMQRAYDNVIHDVALQNLNVVFCLDRAGIVGSDGATHHGLFDLAYMRCIPNMTIAAPRNEIELRNLMYTAQQPDMGPFVIRYPRGKGTIVDWRQPMRALEIAKGECLKEGEDLAILTIGTMATNAQKAIEQMENEWEISVAHYDIRFLKPIDEAMLHEIGKKFKQIVTIEDGVIQGGFGSAVLEFMSEHNYTPRLKRLGIPDSFVEHGTPEELYNMLGLDAEGIAKSITDWIGCSKNLKHEKLKV, from the coding sequence ATCATGGAAAAAAAAGACTATCAATATATTAACCACATAAACTCACCTATTGATTTAAAAGCAATTAGCAGAAATGAACTTCCGGCGGTTTGCGATGATCTTCGACAATTTATTATCGATGAAGTATCAAAGAACCCGGGACATTTAGGTTCCAATCTAGGTGTGGTTGAACTTACGGTGGCAATCCACTACGTTTTCGATACGCCTCACGACCGCATTATATGGGATGTTGGCCATCAGGCTTACGGACATAAAATTCTGACCGGACGACGCGATCAATTTTATACAAACAGGCAATTTAAAGGTTTATGTGGTTTTCCCACTCCCAAAGAAAGCGAATACGATTCTTTTGGTGTAGGGCATTCATCCACCTCTATATCGGCAGCATTGGGTATGTCTGTAGCGTCGCTGCTTAAAGAAGAGAAAAACCGGAATGTGGTGGCTGTAATCGGTGATGGAGCCATGACAGGCGGTTTGGCTTTCGAAGGATTAAACAATGCATCGGTAAACAAAAACAACCTGCTGATTATTCTGAACGACAACCAGATGGCAATTGACCCTGTCCAGGGCGGATTTACGCAATACCTGGTAGACATTACCACCTCGCGCACCTATAATAAGATAAGATTCAGAGCGGCTAATCTGCTGAAAAAGATGAATATCATTACCGATAACAACATTCAACGGATAACGAAATTCAACAACAGCGTAAAAGCAACCTTATCCAACCAGAATAATATCTTCGAAGGAATGAATATCCGCTACTTTGGACCGGTGGATGGTCATGACGTAGACGGATTGGTCCGAATAATGTCCGAGATTAAAAATTTCAAAGGCCCCAAAGTGCTGCACGTCATCACGAAAAAAGGGAAAGGATATGAACCGGCTGAAAAGTCGGCAACTGTATGGCATGCTCCCGGTAAATTTAATGTAGAAACCGGCGAACGAAACACTTGTGTGCCAAACAACCCTACTCCCCCACTCTTTCAGGATGTTTTTGGAAAAACTTTGCTAAAGCTGGCTTTGAGCAACGAAAAAATAATGGGAATAACTCCCGCCATGCCCTCAGGCTGTTCGATGACTTTCATGCAACAGGAATTACCCGATAGAGTTTTTGATGTAGGAATAGCCGAAGGTCATGCCGTAACTTTTTCGGCCGGAATGGCTAAAGAAGGCTTATTGCCGTTTTGCAATATCTACTCTTCGTTTATGCAACGTGCTTACGATAACGTGATTCACGATGTGGCGTTGCAAAATCTGAACGTGGTGTTCTGTCTGGACAGAGCCGGAATAGTTGGTTCCGATGGAGCCACCCATCATGGATTATTTGACCTGGCCTACATGCGTTGCATTCCGAATATGACTATAGCTGCACCCCGCAACGAAATTGAACTCAGAAACCTGATGTACACAGCTCAGCAACCCGACATGGGACCGTTTGTAATTCGCTATCCGCGTGGCAAAGGAACTATTGTTGACTGGCGACAACCCATGAGAGCGCTGGAAATTGCCAAAGGAGAATGCCTCAAAGAAGGTGAAGACCTGGCAATACTGACCATAGGCACCATGGCTACCAATGCCCAAAAGGCTATTGAACAAATGGAAAATGAATGGGAGATATCCGTGGCACACTACGATATACGCTTCCTTAAACCGATAGATGAAGCAATGCTTCACGAAATTGGCAAAAAATTCAAGCAAATAGTAACGATAGAGGATGGCGTTATTCAGGGAGGATTTGGTAGTGCCGTGCTGGAATTCATGTCGGAACATAATTACACACCGCGGCTTAAGCGACTTGGTATACCGGACAGCTTTGTTGAACACGGAACACCTGAGGAACTATACAACATGCTGGGTCTTGATGCTGAAGGAATAGCCAAAAGTATAACAGACTGGATAGGTTGTTCGAAAAACCTGAAGCACGAAAAACTGAAAGTATAA
- the ilvD gene encoding dihydroxy-acid dehydratase yields MKQELRSATSTGGRRMAGARSLWRANGMTDKQMGKPIIAIVNSFTQFVPGHVHLHEIGQKVKAEIEKLGCFAAEFNTIAIDDGIAMGHDGMLYSLPSRDIIADSVEYMVNAHKADAMVCISNCDKITPGMLMAAMRLNIPTIFVSGGPMEAGELDGKHLDLIDAMVQSADESVSDDQVKRIENAACPTCGSCSGMFTANSMNCLNEAIGLALPGNGTIVATHANRTQLFIDAAKKIVENANKYYFDGDDSVLPRSIATRQAFLNAMRLDIAMGGSTNTVLHILAVAHEAEVELTMDDMDFLSRQTPCLCKVAPNSQKYHIQDVNRAGGILGILAELSKGGLLDTSVRRVDGLTLAEAIEQFDITSPKVSAVAIEKYKSAPAHKFNLVMGSQHTQYPELDGDRVNGCIRDIEHAYTKDGGLGILKGNIAQDGCVIKTAGVDESIWKFSGPAKVFTSQDAACVGILKGDVVSGDVVVITHEGPKGGPGMQEMLYPTSYIKSKHLGKECALITDGRFSGGTSGLSIGHVSPEAASGGNIGLIQNGDIIEIDIPTRSINVKVSEQELQKRREAELARGKDAFKPKDRNRVVSKALRAYASLVSSADKGAVRMID; encoded by the coding sequence ATGAAACAAGAATTACGTAGTGCTACAAGCACAGGTGGTCGGAGAATGGCCGGAGCCCGCTCCCTTTGGCGTGCAAATGGTATGACTGACAAACAAATGGGAAAACCTATTATTGCTATTGTAAATTCATTTACACAGTTTGTTCCCGGACATGTTCATTTGCATGAAATAGGTCAGAAAGTAAAAGCTGAAATAGAAAAACTTGGTTGCTTTGCAGCTGAATTTAATACGATAGCCATCGATGATGGAATAGCCATGGGACACGATGGAATGCTATATTCATTGCCATCGCGCGATATTATTGCTGACAGTGTGGAATACATGGTGAATGCTCATAAAGCTGATGCCATGGTTTGTATCAGTAATTGCGATAAAATTACTCCGGGAATGTTGATGGCAGCAATGCGACTAAACATCCCGACTATTTTTGTTTCGGGAGGACCAATGGAGGCAGGAGAACTTGATGGAAAACATCTCGATTTGATTGACGCCATGGTACAATCGGCTGACGAAAGCGTATCCGATGATCAGGTGAAACGCATAGAGAATGCCGCTTGTCCAACTTGCGGATCTTGTTCAGGAATGTTTACGGCTAACTCCATGAACTGCCTGAACGAGGCAATCGGACTGGCTTTGCCCGGAAATGGAACAATCGTAGCCACTCACGCAAACCGCACGCAACTATTCATCGATGCAGCTAAAAAGATCGTTGAGAATGCTAATAAATACTACTTTGATGGCGATGACAGCGTTTTGCCACGTTCCATCGCTACCCGTCAGGCTTTTCTGAATGCCATGAGGCTTGATATTGCCATGGGCGGATCTACCAATACAGTTCTTCATATTTTGGCTGTAGCACATGAGGCTGAAGTTGAGCTGACCATGGACGATATGGATTTCCTTTCTCGCCAAACTCCCTGCTTATGTAAAGTGGCTCCAAATTCTCAAAAATATCATATTCAGGACGTAAATCGAGCCGGTGGAATTTTGGGAATTCTGGCAGAATTAAGCAAAGGTGGTTTACTTGATACTTCGGTTCGCCGGGTAGATGGTTTGACTTTGGCTGAAGCCATTGAACAATTTGATATTACCAGTCCTAAGGTTTCTGCCGTAGCGATTGAAAAATATAAGAGCGCACCTGCTCACAAATTCAATCTGGTAATGGGCTCTCAGCATACACAATATCCCGAACTGGACGGCGATCGAGTCAACGGTTGTATCCGTGACATTGAACACGCTTACACCAAAGATGGTGGATTGGGTATACTGAAGGGGAACATTGCGCAGGATGGATGCGTTATTAAAACCGCCGGTGTCGACGAAAGTATCTGGAAGTTTAGCGGACCAGCTAAAGTTTTCACTTCGCAGGATGCTGCGTGTGTGGGAATTTTGAAAGGCGATGTGGTTTCGGGCGATGTGGTGGTAATTACACACGAAGGTCCAAAAGGAGGACCGGGCATGCAGGAAATGTTATACCCAACGTCTTATATCAAATCAAAACATCTTGGAAAAGAGTGTGCTTTGATTACCGATGGTCGTTTTTCCGGTGGAACATCCGGCTTGTCTATCGGACATGTTTCGCCGGAGGCAGCATCCGGAGGAAATATAGGATTGATTCAGAATGGTGATATTATCGAAATAGATATTCCAACCCGTTCAATTAATGTGAAAGTAAGCGAGCAAGAATTGCAAAAACGTCGCGAAGCTGAATTAGCCCGTGGCAAAGATGCATTCAAGCCTAAAGATAGAAATCGTGTCGTTTCAAAAGCCCTTCGTGCATACGCCAGCTTGGTAAGCTCTGCCGATAAAGGTGCTGTGAGGATGATAGATTAA